A section of the Marinoscillum sp. 108 genome encodes:
- a CDS encoding VanZ family protein codes for MLFLFLSPGSSKADTWFFVGEDKVAHLGIFLIWSFLVVWSFERSHLSLKAFFWVFSGALIFGLMTEWIQGYVPYRSSDLMDFMFDAAGAVLGLFLAYFMKKELNLADKKFDK; via the coding sequence ATGTTATTTCTTTTTCTCTCCCCTGGGAGCTCCAAGGCTGATACTTGGTTTTTTGTGGGGGAAGATAAGGTGGCACACTTGGGTATATTTCTGATTTGGAGCTTTCTGGTCGTGTGGAGTTTTGAACGCTCACATCTTAGTTTGAAGGCTTTTTTTTGGGTATTTTCAGGTGCTTTGATTTTTGGCCTTATGACCGAATGGATACAAGGATATGTCCCTTATCGGTCTTCAGATCTGATGGATTTTATGTTTGATGCAGCAGGTGCGGTATTGGGCTTATTTCTGGCTTATTTTATGAAAAAGGAACTAAACCTTGCTGATAAAAAGTTTGATAAGTAA
- a CDS encoding energy transducer TonB, with protein MEPKKNPNVDLTRKSGLFMNIGFTVSLLLVILAFEWRTYDDSGLVDLGQVTDDFEDIMEIPPTEQPPPPPPKIQLPQIIEVPDEEEIEEDIEVELDVEVTEETVIEDIIFEEAPEEEEIEEVFTIVENQPEFPGGMAAFYKYVGDNMDYPSQARRMGIEGRVYVQFVVDKDGTVTEVKAVKGIGAGCDEEAERVLRQAPKFKPGKQRGRAVKVRMVLPIIFKLSN; from the coding sequence ATGGAACCAAAGAAAAACCCTAATGTAGACTTGACCAGGAAGTCCGGATTGTTCATGAACATCGGATTCACTGTGAGTTTGCTGTTGGTTATCCTGGCGTTCGAGTGGAGAACATACGACGACTCTGGTCTTGTAGACCTTGGTCAAGTAACGGATGACTTTGAAGATATCATGGAGATACCTCCTACAGAGCAGCCACCGCCGCCACCACCGAAAATTCAACTTCCTCAGATCATTGAGGTTCCCGATGAGGAAGAAATCGAAGAGGATATTGAGGTGGAGTTAGATGTGGAAGTAACGGAAGAAACTGTTATTGAAGACATTATTTTCGAAGAAGCACCTGAGGAAGAGGAGATCGAAGAGGTTTTCACCATTGTGGAAAACCAGCCTGAGTTTCCCGGAGGGATGGCAGCATTCTACAAGTATGTTGGAGATAACATGGACTACCCTTCTCAGGCCCGAAGAATGGGTATAGAAGGAAGAGTATACGTTCAGTTTGTGGTTGATAAAGACGGTACGGTTACAGAAGTAAAAGCTGTAAAAGGTATCGGTGCAGGATGTGATGAAGAAGCAGAACGAGTACTGAGACAAGCACCAAAATTCAAGCCGGGTAAGCAAAGAGGCCGGGCTGTGAAAGTAAGAATGGTGCTGCCTATTATCTTTAAATTGAGCAATTAA
- a CDS encoding class I SAM-dependent methyltransferase has protein sequence MTDVIVAIKRIIKRLITRRSDPQFKRANHQDYLNAYAEFVNKRVARDPHEAIGGYWEELGALQLQFLKAKGLQASHTVLDIGCGTLRGGRLLIDFLEPKKYTGYDISQAAVSFARELIASEGLENKDPRVFWSMKGLADPELRRMKFDVLWAQSVFTHLEPDYIEQHMAQCGALMHEESKFFFTYEEADQFRVEREVDFAYPYSFFEELAKQYGFQLRDLSAQYPHPRGQRILELRRSK, from the coding sequence ATGACTGATGTTATCGTAGCCATCAAGCGGATTATCAAGCGCCTTATTACGAGACGTTCAGATCCTCAATTTAAAAGGGCTAACCATCAGGATTACCTGAATGCCTATGCGGAATTCGTAAACAAGCGAGTGGCCAGGGACCCCCATGAAGCCATCGGCGGATATTGGGAAGAACTGGGCGCACTACAACTTCAGTTCTTGAAGGCCAAGGGACTACAGGCATCTCATACCGTACTGGATATAGGGTGTGGTACATTGAGAGGTGGCAGACTTCTGATTGATTTTTTGGAACCGAAAAAATACACGGGCTATGACATTTCTCAAGCTGCCGTATCCTTTGCGCGGGAATTGATAGCGAGTGAGGGACTTGAAAATAAGGACCCGAGGGTGTTTTGGAGTATGAAGGGATTAGCAGATCCCGAGCTGAGGAGGATGAAATTTGATGTGCTCTGGGCACAATCGGTTTTCACGCATTTGGAACCAGACTATATTGAGCAACACATGGCCCAGTGTGGCGCGCTTATGCATGAGGAGAGTAAGTTTTTCTTTACCTATGAGGAGGCTGATCAGTTCAGGGTAGAGCGGGAGGTAGACTTTGCCTATCCCTATTCATTCTTTGAAGAGTTGGCCAAACAGTATGGTTTCCAGCTCAGGGATTTATCAGCCCAATATCCCCACCCCAGAGGGCAGCGGATATTGGAGCTTAGACGATCTAAATGA
- the sprA gene encoding cell surface protein SprA: MISLCLWVSLPEATFVSASSSVLIFQDTSRQDTVRTDTIPPYTPTKAPTFQPAYRFGDPFSNRISPSPLLLADPSSIDLEVDFDSTVNYSVSERIGDVNFRPVTTMTFEEYDRYNDKQITKEYFQERSAGLDGESAISGRSLIPRLYISPVFDRLFGGSYVDIQPNGFVNLDFGGRFQRVDNPAIPIRQQRNGGFNFDQQISLNLVGKIGEKLAVTANFDNNNTFDFQNNLKVEYTGYEEDIVKKIEIGNVSMPVSNSLMTGAQSLFGLKTQLQFGKLYLTGVVSRQQGKSDVITVESGFQGKEFEVRASNYDENRHFFLGHFFRENYEKWLKTLPQITSGVNVNRVEVYVINRNNDTKSTREVLGLMDLGEGQRIYQKGNPKVGSGDGNVPTDNGANDLFQSITNTPNFRSSDQVTNTLENDFGFVNSTDFVKVGTARRLDQDEFVINTRLGYITLLRKLQNDEMLGVSYTYSYDGKTYRVGELTEDYSGLADDQVILLKMLRPNKINTKVPTWDLMMKNIYNLNASQIEREGFTLRVHYRDDATGIDNPSLHEGRFTKDQPLVELLGLDQLNQNNDRQRDGNFDFIDGVTIDVRNGNIIFPVLEPFGATLESKFASDEVSLKEKYVYDTLYHTTKADAEQVASKNKFFILGKFNAGSSNEIALPGINIAENSVIVTAGNTPLTEGLDYTVDYNLGRVRILNEGILSSGKTINIAYEKADLFNFQSRWLYGARADYKFSENFNIGATILQLNEQPGGVSRYTIGDEPTRNTKYGFDLNFQDEVPFLTKFMDFLPLVSTKAPSSITVNAEFAQMIPGTSNLVDGKGTSYIDDFESAVTPINLGGWAGWDLAATPKTTDRKFDKSTEAGSTLGLNYKRAKIAWYTVDQSVFYRTGGPNKPTNITDEDLQNHYVRPVLPQEIFRQQSRNLIVTPETLFDIAYFPSERGQYNYNPNLTRDGLLPDPKSNYGGITRAITNEVDFDKTNIEYLEFWMLDPFIDTPRGRVMDGKFNTNNTTGGDLVFNLGSVSEDVVPDGRHAFESGLPANGDPAQTIANEWGRVPSEPFLTNYFENSGSARANQDIGLEGLKDEEELTYFADFINRVSVSTEVLDQLKSDPSGDNFQYFLGSDLDNQDLKILERYKNYNGLDGNSPVNSGNSITRASTTTPDNEDLNQDNTISDLEEYYEYRLSLKPGELEVGKNHIVDAVTDDSREATWYLFRIPIRNPDRVYGGISGFKTVRYLRMYATNFQQPVVFRMTKLQLVGSQWRKYQEALNEPGLNEIPETSYSDFNVSVVNIEENSMGGENKSPYVVPPGINRDRDNTTIINRQLNEQSLQVCVDNLEDKDARAVYKNVTFDLINYGRLQMFLHAEAHNGEMLLDNEINAFIRFGTDFTEHYYEIEVPMKVTPTGLDANGGDNIARLVWPLENEIDLSIDELLGIKSERNRNDFDENVPYSTPSNNGQYKLTIKGRPDISSVQVLMLGVRNPESDDRATKSVCLWANELRVTDFDTKKGWAANARVSTKLADVATVSASTRYTSIGFGNIQQTIQQRTRNETIQYDISANVNVDKFLLPEKTGLKVPMFVSYEKSRITPQFDPLDPDVPLEASLATMDSDEERERYRRIVEDRTERRSINFTNVHKEKVNPEANSHFFDVENLSFSYAYSDVMTSNVNTETYLQKKVSGGVAYNYAPRTISLEPFAKMEALKSPYLKLIKDVNLSLLPSSLAFRADLDRSFRMTQLYNDKLEVSPDLAPYYERLFTFNRNYNLRWNLFKSLNLDYTARVNAVIDEPDGIIEGDITTQEERQYVWEEIKDLGRMKNFAQDISATYKTPLDKLPLTDWLSADIKYATGYTWTAGSQVEHDSLFFGNTIENRREQGLSGKVDLVKLYNKVTFLKEINSPPRAKAGEEAPGFNIGKSFLRTVMSLRNINVTYSVREGTTLSGYSPRAFLMGMDSGFNAPGWGFILGSQDPDIRFRAADNDWLNKNPDLSSPFMQTYTTDLGLRASIEPAKDLKIQLDAKRTNNATYEELFRYSDEQTENNGFSSLTPSRKGSYNISFMSISTAFDKRGPGNTSEAFDTFAENIEKIRIRQTALNNEIGFYDSLSQDVLIPAFISAYSGQSSSEVSLSPFPKIPLPGWRVDYNGLSKIPVLAELFSSITLTHGYRSLYNVNDYNFDNDTYGDLLGNDLSVTLNSNVLDYPQATDTTGTGRYAPVYILNQVTISEQFAPLIGINFRTKSNISTRLEYKKDRNLSLSLANAQITETTSNDVTLDFGYTKEEFKLPFKIQGRTITLDNAVTMRISMTIRDAETIQRKLEGENKVTTGNTNFQLRPSFTYKLNDQLDLTMYFERSVTEPKVSSFKTATTAFGTQLRFSLAQ; this comes from the coding sequence GTGATATCGCTTTGCCTTTGGGTATCCCTACCTGAAGCAACGTTTGTATCAGCTTCTTCGAGCGTCCTTATTTTTCAGGATACCTCTCGTCAGGACACCGTCCGTACAGACACTATTCCTCCTTATACGCCAACAAAGGCTCCAACGTTTCAGCCAGCCTATCGTTTTGGTGATCCTTTTTCAAATAGAATTAGTCCGTCACCCCTTTTGCTGGCTGACCCTTCTTCTATAGACCTGGAAGTTGACTTTGACTCCACAGTGAACTACTCAGTTTCAGAGCGGATCGGAGATGTTAATTTCCGACCCGTCACCACCATGACTTTTGAGGAGTATGACCGGTACAACGATAAGCAGATTACCAAGGAGTATTTTCAGGAGCGATCCGCAGGCCTGGATGGGGAGAGTGCCATTAGTGGGCGTTCACTGATCCCGAGGCTTTATATCAGTCCGGTATTTGACAGACTGTTTGGTGGGAGTTACGTAGATATTCAGCCCAATGGATTTGTCAATCTTGATTTTGGCGGTCGATTTCAGCGGGTAGACAACCCGGCCATCCCCATTCGGCAGCAGCGCAACGGAGGGTTCAATTTTGATCAGCAAATCTCACTCAATCTGGTGGGTAAAATTGGTGAGAAGCTGGCCGTGACGGCCAATTTTGACAACAATAACACCTTCGATTTTCAGAACAACCTTAAGGTAGAGTATACCGGGTATGAGGAGGATATTGTCAAGAAAATAGAGATAGGAAACGTAAGCATGCCCGTTTCCAATAGCCTCATGACGGGCGCACAGTCACTGTTTGGGTTGAAAACCCAGCTTCAGTTTGGTAAGTTGTATTTAACCGGAGTGGTCTCACGCCAACAAGGCAAAAGTGATGTCATCACAGTGGAAAGTGGCTTTCAGGGAAAAGAATTTGAAGTACGAGCCTCGAATTACGATGAGAACCGCCATTTCTTCCTGGGACACTTCTTTCGTGAAAACTACGAAAAGTGGCTGAAGACCTTACCCCAGATTACCTCGGGGGTCAATGTAAACAGGGTGGAAGTCTATGTGATCAACAGAAACAATGATACCAAATCAACAAGAGAAGTTTTAGGACTGATGGATTTGGGAGAAGGTCAGCGGATATACCAAAAAGGCAATCCAAAAGTGGGGTCTGGAGACGGCAATGTGCCAACAGATAACGGAGCGAACGATCTGTTTCAGTCCATTACCAATACTCCTAATTTCAGAAGTAGCGACCAGGTAACCAATACCCTTGAAAATGACTTTGGATTTGTTAATAGCACTGATTTTGTAAAAGTGGGGACTGCCAGGCGGTTGGACCAGGACGAGTTTGTGATCAATACCCGTCTGGGGTATATCACTCTTCTGAGAAAGCTGCAGAATGATGAGATGCTCGGTGTGTCCTATACCTATAGCTACGATGGAAAGACCTACCGGGTAGGAGAGCTCACAGAAGACTACTCGGGTCTGGCAGATGATCAGGTGATTCTCCTGAAGATGCTCCGGCCCAATAAGATCAACACCAAGGTGCCAACCTGGGACCTGATGATGAAGAACATTTACAACCTCAACGCAAGCCAGATCGAACGCGAGGGATTCACGCTGAGGGTGCACTATCGGGATGATGCCACGGGGATTGATAACCCCTCCCTGCATGAAGGTAGGTTTACCAAGGATCAACCTTTGGTTGAATTGCTGGGCTTAGACCAACTCAACCAAAACAACGACCGTCAGCGAGATGGAAATTTTGACTTTATCGATGGAGTCACAATAGACGTAAGGAATGGCAATATCATTTTTCCGGTACTTGAGCCTTTCGGAGCCACACTGGAGAGCAAGTTTGCAAGTGATGAAGTTTCACTAAAGGAGAAGTATGTCTACGATACACTGTATCACACCACCAAGGCAGATGCGGAGCAAGTAGCCTCTAAAAACAAGTTTTTTATCCTGGGTAAGTTCAATGCCGGATCATCCAACGAAATAGCCCTGCCAGGGATCAATATTGCCGAAAACTCTGTCATTGTTACAGCGGGTAATACACCCCTCACGGAAGGCCTTGACTACACGGTAGATTATAACCTGGGTCGGGTTCGCATTCTGAATGAAGGAATTTTAAGCTCGGGCAAGACCATCAACATTGCCTATGAGAAGGCGGACCTCTTCAACTTCCAGTCGCGATGGCTCTATGGTGCACGGGCAGATTATAAGTTCAGTGAAAACTTTAACATAGGAGCCACCATCCTTCAGCTGAATGAACAGCCAGGTGGTGTTTCCAGATACACGATCGGAGATGAACCCACACGAAACACTAAGTACGGGTTTGATCTCAACTTTCAGGATGAGGTTCCCTTTCTTACCAAATTCATGGATTTTCTCCCACTGGTGAGCACTAAGGCACCGTCTTCCATCACTGTGAATGCAGAGTTTGCCCAGATGATTCCTGGTACTTCCAATCTTGTGGATGGGAAGGGAACTTCCTACATCGATGATTTCGAAAGTGCCGTTACACCGATCAACCTGGGAGGCTGGGCGGGGTGGGACCTGGCCGCTACACCAAAGACTACCGATCGAAAGTTTGACAAGAGTACGGAAGCGGGTTCCACACTCGGATTGAACTATAAGCGGGCCAAAATAGCCTGGTATACAGTAGATCAATCTGTTTTTTACAGAACAGGAGGGCCCAATAAACCAACCAACATTACCGACGAAGATTTGCAAAATCACTATGTGCGTCCGGTTCTTCCCCAGGAGATTTTCAGGCAGCAATCCAGAAACCTGATCGTCACCCCGGAAACGCTTTTTGATATCGCCTACTTCCCCAGCGAAAGAGGACAATATAATTATAACCCCAACCTGACAAGAGATGGATTACTACCAGACCCAAAATCCAACTATGGGGGGATTACCCGAGCCATTACCAACGAGGTAGATTTTGACAAGACCAACATCGAGTACCTTGAATTCTGGATGCTTGATCCTTTTATTGATACTCCCAGGGGCCGGGTGATGGATGGAAAATTCAATACCAATAATACTACAGGAGGTGATCTGGTTTTCAACCTTGGTAGTGTTTCTGAGGATGTGGTTCCTGATGGGCGTCACGCTTTTGAAAGTGGCCTTCCGGCAAATGGTGACCCTGCGCAGACCATTGCCAATGAGTGGGGCCGGGTACCTTCAGAGCCATTTCTTACCAATTACTTTGAGAATTCAGGATCAGCCAGGGCCAATCAGGATATTGGACTGGAGGGATTAAAGGATGAAGAAGAACTTACCTATTTTGCTGATTTCATCAATCGTGTATCTGTCTCCACAGAAGTATTGGATCAGCTAAAGAGCGACCCTTCGGGTGACAATTTTCAATATTTCCTGGGCAGTGATCTGGACAATCAGGATTTGAAGATACTGGAGCGATACAAGAACTATAATGGGCTGGACGGAAACTCGCCAGTGAATAGTGGTAATAGCATTACCAGAGCCTCTACTACCACCCCGGACAACGAAGATCTTAATCAGGACAATACCATTTCCGACCTGGAGGAGTATTATGAATACCGCCTTTCACTAAAGCCAGGGGAACTTGAGGTAGGCAAAAATCACATCGTGGATGCGGTGACTGATGATAGTAGAGAGGCCACCTGGTATCTCTTCAGAATCCCGATCAGAAATCCTGACAGGGTGTATGGAGGGATTAGTGGGTTCAAGACGGTAAGGTACCTGCGTATGTATGCTACCAATTTTCAGCAGCCCGTGGTTTTCAGGATGACCAAACTACAGCTGGTAGGCAGCCAATGGCGTAAGTATCAGGAAGCACTCAATGAGCCAGGGCTGAATGAAATTCCGGAAACCTCCTATTCTGATTTCAATGTATCGGTGGTCAATATAGAAGAGAATAGCATGGGTGGAGAGAATAAGTCACCGTACGTGGTACCCCCGGGAATCAACCGCGACAGAGATAATACTACCATAATCAATCGACAGCTCAACGAGCAATCTCTGCAGGTCTGTGTGGATAATCTTGAAGATAAGGATGCCCGGGCAGTCTACAAAAATGTCACCTTTGACCTGATCAACTACGGGCGTCTACAGATGTTTTTACATGCTGAGGCTCACAATGGGGAAATGCTGCTGGATAATGAGATCAATGCGTTTATAAGGTTTGGTACGGACTTCACAGAGCACTACTATGAGATAGAGGTGCCGATGAAAGTAACCCCTACGGGACTTGATGCAAATGGTGGCGATAATATCGCCCGTCTTGTATGGCCCCTCGAGAATGAGATTGATTTGTCCATTGATGAGTTACTGGGGATAAAATCCGAACGGAATAGAAATGATTTTGATGAAAACGTTCCTTACAGCACTCCTTCCAACAATGGACAATATAAGTTGACCATCAAAGGGCGGCCCGATATCAGTTCTGTGCAGGTTCTGATGCTGGGAGTTAGAAATCCGGAGTCCGACGACCGAGCTACAAAATCTGTTTGTCTTTGGGCTAATGAACTTCGGGTCACGGACTTTGATACCAAAAAAGGTTGGGCAGCCAATGCCCGGGTAAGTACTAAACTGGCCGATGTGGCTACCGTTTCCGCTTCCACGAGGTATACGTCTATTGGATTTGGAAATATCCAGCAAACGATCCAGCAGCGCACACGAAACGAGACTATCCAGTATGATATTTCAGCTAATGTCAACGTGGACAAGTTTCTCCTTCCAGAGAAAACAGGCCTAAAAGTGCCCATGTTCGTGAGTTATGAAAAATCCAGAATTACTCCGCAATTTGACCCACTGGATCCAGATGTGCCATTGGAGGCTTCCTTGGCTACCATGGATTCTGACGAAGAACGGGAGCGATACCGAAGGATCGTGGAAGATCGAACGGAAAGGCGCAGTATAAACTTCACCAATGTGCACAAGGAAAAAGTAAACCCTGAGGCCAACAGCCATTTCTTCGATGTGGAGAATCTCTCCTTTTCCTATGCCTATAGCGATGTGATGACCAGCAATGTGAATACAGAGACTTATTTGCAGAAAAAAGTAAGTGGTGGTGTGGCTTATAACTATGCACCCCGAACCATCTCTCTGGAGCCGTTTGCCAAAATGGAAGCCCTCAAAAGTCCCTATCTGAAATTGATCAAGGACGTTAACCTGTCACTTCTTCCGAGTAGTTTGGCATTTAGAGCCGATTTGGACCGGAGTTTCCGAATGACGCAGCTCTATAATGATAAACTTGAGGTGTCTCCCGATTTGGCCCCTTATTACGAGCGACTTTTCACCTTCAATAGAAACTATAACCTCCGCTGGAATCTTTTCAAAAGCCTGAACCTCGACTATACCGCCCGGGTGAATGCAGTGATTGATGAGCCCGATGGGATCATAGAGGGGGACATTACCACCCAGGAGGAGCGTCAGTATGTCTGGGAAGAAATCAAGGACCTTGGCAGGATGAAAAATTTTGCTCAGGACATATCCGCCACCTATAAAACCCCACTGGATAAACTCCCTCTGACCGACTGGCTGAGTGCAGATATCAAGTACGCTACAGGATATACCTGGACGGCCGGATCACAGGTGGAGCATGATTCCCTGTTTTTTGGAAATACGATTGAAAACAGAAGAGAGCAGGGACTTTCAGGTAAGGTGGACCTGGTGAAGCTGTACAACAAAGTCACCTTTTTGAAGGAAATCAATTCCCCACCGCGGGCCAAGGCCGGAGAAGAGGCACCCGGATTCAACATTGGCAAGAGTTTTTTGAGGACGGTGATGTCCTTGCGTAATATCAATGTGACCTACAGCGTGAGAGAGGGCACAACCCTCTCCGGCTATTCGCCGCGGGCCTTCCTGATGGGAATGGACAGTGGTTTCAATGCACCAGGTTGGGGGTTTATCCTGGGGAGTCAGGATCCTGATATTCGATTCAGGGCTGCTGACAATGACTGGCTCAATAAAAATCCGGACTTGTCATCACCATTCATGCAAACCTACACTACCGACCTTGGTCTGAGAGCCTCCATTGAGCCCGCCAAGGATTTGAAAATCCAGCTGGATGCCAAGCGAACCAATAATGCCACATACGAGGAGCTTTTCAGGTATTCAGACGAACAAACAGAGAATAACGGATTCAGCTCTCTCACACCCTCCAGGAAAGGAAGTTACAATATCTCATTTATGTCTATCAGTACTGCATTTGACAAGCGGGGCCCTGGCAACACGTCAGAAGCCTTCGATACTTTTGCAGAAAATATCGAGAAAATCCGAATCAGACAGACCGCCCTGAACAATGAAATTGGTTTTTACGACTCCTTGTCTCAGGATGTGCTGATACCAGCATTTATCTCTGCTTATTCAGGTCAGAGTTCCTCAGAGGTGAGCCTTTCGCCGTTCCCCAAAATTCCATTGCCGGGATGGCGGGTGGATTATAACGGACTGTCCAAAATCCCAGTGTTGGCCGAACTCTTTTCGTCCATCACCCTTACCCATGGTTATCGTTCATTGTACAATGTGAATGATTACAACTTTGACAATGATACTTATGGGGACCTGCTGGGGAATGACTTAAGCGTGACCCTCAACAGCAACGTGCTGGACTATCCTCAGGCTACCGACACCACAGGTACCGGGCGATATGCACCGGTCTATATCCTCAACCAGGTGACCATTTCGGAGCAGTTTGCTCCGTTGATCGGAATCAATTTCAGGACCAAGAGTAATATTTCCACACGTCTGGAATATAAAAAGGACCGAAACCTTTCCCTGAGCCTGGCCAATGCTCAAATCACCGAGACCACCAGCAATGATGTGACACTGGATTTTGGATACACCAAGGAGGAGTTTAAGCTGCCTTTTAAAATACAAGGGCGTACCATTACACTGGACAATGCCGTGACCATGCGCATAAGTATGACCATAAGAGATGCTGAGACGATCCAGCGTAAGCTGGAGGGTGAAAACAAGGTGACCACTGGTAATACTAACTTTCAGTTGCGGCCCTCATTTACCTATAAACTCAACGACCAACTGGATCTGACTATGTATTTTGAACGCAGTGTAACGGAACCAAAAGTCAGTTCATTCAAGACAGCTACCACAGCTTTCGGAACGCAGCTAAGATTTAGTCTTGCGCAATAG
- the gcvH gene encoding glycine cleavage system protein GcvH — protein sequence MNIPENLRYTEDHEWVRIEGDEAIIGITDFAQGELGDIVYVEIETEGESLNSTDVFGSVEAVKTVSDLFMPLSGEIIEVNPKLEANPELINSDPYGEGWMIKVKISDQGDSLLSAESYQELIGG from the coding sequence ATGAACATTCCAGAAAATTTACGCTATACAGAAGATCACGAATGGGTGAGAATAGAGGGTGATGAAGCCATCATTGGCATCACTGATTTTGCCCAGGGTGAACTCGGAGATATCGTCTATGTAGAAATTGAGACCGAGGGGGAATCATTGAATTCAACAGATGTCTTCGGTTCTGTGGAGGCTGTTAAGACGGTTTCTGACCTTTTTATGCCACTTTCAGGCGAGATTATTGAAGTCAACCCCAAATTGGAAGCCAACCCCGAGCTCATTAATTCAGATCCTTATGGAGAGGGTTGGATGATCAAAGTGAAGATCAGCGATCAGGGAGATAGTTTGCTTTCGGCCGAATCTTATCAGGAACTAATCGGAGGTTAA
- a CDS encoding metallophosphoesterase — translation MLLRSGLIGAITFCIVCFLGCQSGDKPKGTVSVPGEDAWTFVSIPDFLNVDTEYPQPGWEESLGMILNEVKSENPDFVLVPGDLVMGHWDAPSWQSADSIAKYSGLYYSAWKARMQAHELKFYVAIGDHEIGDNPWIDSAKVAVIPAYKEAFATHLQMPQNGPAHMRGTAYWWRHKNVLFVSVDVFEEGESDEGSIKPGVSGEQLAWLESVLLENRDARHKIIMGHTPVLGPVRRWSTSGLKVAEGRQSGFWQTMSKHEVDLYLCGEMHAITCTSRDGVMQVVHGGLIGYNRRTSYLMVRVTDDQLYLTLKELEMYPSGDHLWQTGDNRPLENLSVGTDGFDVVGKVVMDKSRGRSLLEPKGYFKKKFEKSDEWAAAVFREGVSTEMTKISLDD, via the coding sequence ATGCTATTGAGATCAGGGCTTATTGGGGCCATCACCTTTTGTATCGTCTGCTTTTTGGGTTGTCAGTCTGGGGACAAGCCGAAGGGTACAGTATCGGTGCCTGGTGAGGATGCCTGGACATTTGTCAGCATCCCTGATTTCCTGAATGTGGACACCGAGTACCCACAACCTGGCTGGGAAGAATCTCTCGGAATGATCCTAAATGAAGTGAAAAGTGAAAATCCTGATTTCGTATTGGTGCCGGGCGATCTGGTGATGGGCCACTGGGACGCTCCTTCGTGGCAGAGTGCAGATTCAATCGCGAAATATTCCGGGCTGTACTACTCTGCCTGGAAAGCCAGAATGCAAGCCCATGAGCTGAAGTTTTATGTTGCCATCGGGGATCATGAAATAGGGGACAACCCTTGGATTGATTCAGCGAAAGTTGCTGTGATTCCGGCCTATAAGGAGGCTTTTGCTACCCATCTCCAGATGCCCCAAAATGGCCCTGCTCATATGCGGGGAACAGCCTACTGGTGGCGTCACAAAAATGTCTTGTTTGTATCGGTGGATGTCTTTGAAGAGGGCGAAAGTGATGAAGGCAGCATCAAACCCGGGGTGTCCGGAGAGCAGTTGGCCTGGTTGGAGAGTGTACTTCTGGAAAACAGAGATGCACGCCACAAAATCATCATGGGGCATACCCCCGTGCTCGGACCTGTCCGTAGGTGGAGTACCAGTGGTCTCAAAGTAGCTGAAGGGCGCCAGTCAGGATTTTGGCAAACCATGAGCAAACATGAGGTAGACCTGTACCTGTGTGGGGAGATGCATGCCATTACCTGCACCAGCCGCGATGGTGTGATGCAGGTGGTACATGGAGGCCTCATAGGGTATAACCGGCGCACTAGCTATCTGATGGTACGGGTGACTGATGATCAGCTATATCTCACGCTAAAAGAGTTAGAAATGTACCCTTCAGGCGATCACCTATGGCAAACAGGTGATAACAGACCTTTGGAGAACCTCTCTGTGGGTACGGATGGATTTGACGTGGTAGGTAAGGTAGTTATGGATAAATCGCGGGGGCGGTCGCTTTTGGAACCCAAGGGATATTTTAAGAAGAAGTTTGAAAAGAGTGATGAGTGGGCCGCCGCAGTTTTCCGAGAGGGCGTATCTACCGAAATGACTAAAATTTCATTGGATGACTGA